A window of Bacteroidota bacterium contains these coding sequences:
- a CDS encoding pyridoxine 5'-phosphate synthase, whose product MIHLSVNINKIATLRNSRGGHIPDPVKAAADCERFGANGITVHPRPDERHIRYADVRAIRPLITTEFNIEGNPREQKFIDLVLETRPHQVTLVPDTLGQLTSDHGWDTHAHRDYLREIIALFRQHGIRTSIFVNADEKMVEGAAETGTDRIELYTESYAHHYTENREAAIAPFVKAAQRAQQLGLGINAGHDLNLQNLRYFAQHIPALQEVSIGHALIADALYFGLENVVMMYQRELGK is encoded by the coding sequence ATGATCCACCTCAGCGTAAACATCAATAAAATTGCCACTTTGCGAAACAGTCGCGGAGGTCACATACCCGATCCGGTGAAAGCAGCCGCAGATTGTGAACGCTTTGGCGCAAATGGCATCACCGTGCATCCCCGCCCCGATGAACGCCACATCCGCTACGCCGACGTCAGGGCCATTCGTCCGCTCATCACCACCGAGTTCAACATTGAAGGCAACCCGCGCGAGCAAAAGTTCATCGACCTTGTGCTCGAAACACGCCCGCATCAGGTTACGCTTGTGCCCGATACGCTGGGCCAGCTTACCTCCGATCATGGCTGGGACACGCACGCCCACCGCGATTACCTGCGCGAAATTATTGCGCTGTTCAGGCAGCATGGCATACGCACCAGCATCTTTGTAAATGCCGACGAAAAAATGGTGGAGGGCGCCGCCGAAACCGGCACTGATCGTATTGAGCTTTACACCGAAAGCTACGCCCACCACTACACCGAAAACCGCGAAGCGGCTATTGCCCCGTTTGTTAAAGCCGCTCAACGTGCACAGCAGCTTGGGCTGGGCATTAACGCCGGGCACGATCTTAACCTGCAAAACCTGCGCTACTTTGCCCAACACATTCCCGCATTGCAGGAAGTTTCAATTGGTCACGCACTCATTGCCGACGCCCTGTATTTCGGGCTCGAAAATGTGGTAATGATGTATCAGCGCGAATTGGGGAAGTAA
- a CDS encoding cation:proton antiporter, whose protein sequence is MAKLTHSDLITLLLAISTMLILSRILAEFGKRWKLPMVMGELMVGIILGPTILGTFAPGISAYLFPLKTNEHVSIALDGIFSLSVIMLLFVAGMEVQLATVLRQGRAAISTGLGSMLLPFATGFGVAWYFPEWFGSAAGTQMHFLFALFMGTAMSISALPVIARILMDMNLFRTNIGMIIIASAMFNDLVGWLIFSFILSVGGMGGAKGDVGYTILYILSFGAFMLFIGRRIIDRVLPWVQTRLSWPGGVLALSLGLCLLCAAFTESIGLHAILGAFIAGIAIGDSVHLREQAREIIHQFVTNFFAPLFFVSIGLKVNFVEHFDWLIVGVVLVIAFIGKVIGAGAGARIGGLSKRNAIAVGFGLNARGAMEIILGKLAFEAGLISQPVFVALVVMALITSIASGPLMRRFVDEVSVPNAKA, encoded by the coding sequence ATGGCAAAACTCACCCACTCTGATCTGATTACGCTGCTGCTGGCCATCAGCACCATGCTTATTCTCTCGCGTATTCTGGCCGAGTTTGGTAAGCGATGGAAACTTCCAATGGTAATGGGCGAACTCATGGTAGGCATCATTCTCGGCCCTACTATTCTCGGCACTTTTGCACCCGGCATTTCGGCCTATCTTTTTCCGCTCAAAACAAACGAGCATGTATCCATTGCACTCGACGGCATTTTCAGCCTTTCGGTAATTATGCTGTTGTTTGTGGCGGGCATGGAAGTGCAGCTGGCCACCGTACTCAGGCAGGGCCGCGCCGCTATCAGCACGGGGCTTGGCAGTATGCTTTTGCCCTTTGCCACCGGCTTTGGTGTAGCCTGGTATTTTCCCGAATGGTTTGGTAGTGCGGCCGGCACACAAATGCATTTTCTCTTTGCCCTGTTTATGGGTACAGCCATGTCTATTTCCGCGCTGCCTGTTATTGCGCGCATTCTTATGGACATGAACCTGTTCCGCACCAACATCGGTATGATCATTATTGCCTCTGCCATGTTCAACGACCTGGTGGGCTGGCTTATTTTTTCGTTCATCCTTTCTGTTGGCGGCATGGGGGGGGCAAAGGGCGATGTGGGTTATACCATTTTGTACATCCTCTCCTTTGGTGCGTTTATGCTGTTTATTGGCCGGCGCATTATTGACAGGGTACTGCCCTGGGTGCAAACCCGTTTATCGTGGCCGGGCGGCGTGCTGGCGCTTAGTCTGGGGCTTTGCCTGCTTTGCGCGGCTTTTACCGAAAGTATCGGGCTGCACGCCATTCTGGGTGCGTTTATTGCCGGCATTGCCATTGGTGATTCGGTTCACCTGCGCGAACAGGCGCGCGAAATTATTCACCAGTTTGTAACCAATTTCTTTGCGCCGTTATTCTTTGTGTCAATCGGTCTCAAGGTAAATTTCGTGGAGCATTTCGATTGGCTGATTGTGGGCGTGGTGCTGGTAATTGCGTTTATCGGAAAAGTAATTGGCGCCGGCGCCGGCGCACGAATCGGGGGGCTGTCTAAGCGCAATGCAATAGCCGTGGGCTTTGGACTCAATGCGCGCGGCGCAATGGAAATTATACTGGGTAAACTGGCATTTGAAGCCGGACTCATTTCGCAACCTGTGTTTGTGGCGCTGGTTGTAATGGCACTCATTACCAGCATTGCCAGCGGCCCGCTCATGCGCAGGTTTGTGGATGAAGTGAGTGTGCCCAACGCAAAAGCATAG
- a CDS encoding amidohydrolase family protein, with the protein MKHFITAAVFWFTAILAQAQVTTFPVNGAPNPNHNYVAFTNARIFVDAETVIEKGTLLIRDGYIADAGAAVVIPAGTVVIDLQGKWIYPSFIDPYTTYGMPRPKRPEYDPAPQYEAARPGAYAWNDALKPDNDAYRHYTTSAENAAAYRNTGFGTVMSYYPDGIARGTATCVTLNADQGDNRSMLQDKVAACYSFSKGTSRQEYPGSLMGAIALMRQTYADAAWYKSLKTKTEYNHSLDAWIGIQSLPQIFETTDKWNVLRADKVGDEFGVQYIFKGSGNEYQRMEEMKATGGSFILPLNFPAAFDVDDPFDARMIAYEDLKHWELAPLNPGAFEKYGIRFALTASGLDDKGEFLTNLRRAILFGLTEKMALRALTTVPAEMLGIADRAGALRKGMLANFIITSGNVFAENTVIWENWVRGTKYVVNDMSKIDLRGSYQLTVGNDAARSFKISGSLMKMKGSVQNADSSKTPVMVDLSGNAITLVFTPKGMEGAYRLSGSVDAATRQMTGSAQLPDGKWMNWSAKYVAAYDEKPSTPDTTNWYLPTLDDVIYPFAAYGMPRNDTSFIDKMKRRYDAVLIKNVTVWTGTEGDTAMPDMDVYITEGRIVRIAKNIDAPKGAFALVIDGTGKHLTPGIIDEHSHIAVAGGVNEGSQASTAEVRIGDVINPDDVNIYRQLSGGVTASQLLHGSANPIGGQSALVKLRWGSNAEQMKIAGATGFIKFALGENVKQANWGEYHTIRFPQSRMGVEQVYYDHFTRAREYQKQWEEWKKLSPKDREKATPPRRDLELETLVEILTQARFITCHSYVQSEINMLMHVADSMGFKVNTFTHILEGYKVADKMRKHGAGGSSFADWWAYKMEVMDAIPQNPAILFRMGIVVAVNSDDAEMARRLNQEAAKSIKYGDLTEEEALMLVTSNPAKLLHLDKHQGRIAVGMDADVVLWSDNPLSIYSRVEKTLVDGKVLYDSGDDARRREEMEKERARIIQKMMHEKENGAPTVKPRMKRMKVWDCEDLGTENDYLNDAE; encoded by the coding sequence ATGAAACACTTTATTACGGCTGCTGTATTTTGGTTTACGGCAATACTGGCACAGGCTCAGGTCACCACTTTCCCGGTTAACGGAGCACCCAATCCAAATCATAACTATGTGGCTTTTACCAACGCCCGCATCTTTGTAGATGCAGAAACGGTAATTGAAAAAGGCACACTGCTCATCCGCGACGGCTACATTGCCGATGCCGGTGCGGCTGTGGTTATTCCTGCCGGCACAGTGGTAATTGATTTGCAGGGCAAATGGATTTATCCCTCCTTCATCGATCCCTATACTACCTACGGTATGCCGCGTCCGAAAAGGCCCGAGTACGATCCGGCTCCGCAATACGAAGCAGCCCGCCCCGGTGCGTATGCTTGGAATGACGCGCTGAAGCCTGATAATGACGCCTATCGGCATTACACAACAAGCGCGGAAAATGCCGCCGCCTACCGGAACACCGGCTTTGGCACAGTAATGAGTTATTACCCTGATGGTATTGCACGCGGTACAGCCACATGTGTCACACTCAACGCTGATCAGGGCGATAACCGTTCGATGCTTCAGGATAAAGTGGCGGCCTGCTATTCATTTAGCAAAGGCACGTCACGGCAGGAGTATCCCGGCTCGCTGATGGGCGCCATTGCGCTCATGCGCCAGACCTACGCGGATGCCGCATGGTACAAATCGCTCAAAACAAAAACCGAGTACAATCATTCGCTTGATGCGTGGATTGGCATTCAGTCATTGCCGCAGATTTTCGAAACAACTGATAAGTGGAACGTACTTCGTGCAGATAAGGTAGGCGATGAGTTTGGCGTGCAATACATTTTTAAAGGCAGCGGCAACGAATATCAGCGCATGGAAGAAATGAAAGCCACCGGCGGGTCGTTTATTCTTCCGCTCAATTTCCCTGCTGCGTTTGATGTGGACGATCCGTTTGATGCGCGCATGATTGCCTATGAAGATCTCAAGCACTGGGAACTTGCACCGCTTAATCCCGGCGCATTTGAAAAATACGGAATCCGTTTTGCCCTTACGGCATCCGGGCTTGATGATAAAGGTGAGTTTCTGACCAATCTGCGCCGGGCCATTCTGTTTGGGCTGACTGAGAAAATGGCATTGCGTGCGCTTACCACTGTACCTGCCGAAATGCTGGGTATTGCCGACAGGGCCGGTGCATTGCGCAAGGGTATGCTCGCCAATTTCATTATCACCTCCGGTAATGTATTTGCCGAGAATACCGTGATTTGGGAAAATTGGGTGCGCGGTACAAAATATGTGGTGAATGATATGAGTAAAATTGATCTCCGTGGTTCCTATCAGTTAACCGTTGGTAATGATGCCGCGCGCAGTTTCAAAATTTCCGGATCACTCATGAAAATGAAAGGCTCGGTGCAAAATGCCGATTCTTCGAAAACTCCGGTAATGGTTGACCTTTCGGGCAATGCAATTACGCTGGTGTTCACGCCAAAAGGCATGGAGGGCGCCTACCGTCTCAGCGGCAGCGTGGATGCGGCTACCCGGCAAATGACCGGCTCTGCACAATTACCCGACGGGAAATGGATGAACTGGAGCGCAAAGTATGTAGCGGCTTACGACGAAAAGCCTTCCACACCGGATACCACCAACTGGTACCTGCCCACACTCGACGATGTGATCTATCCGTTTGCAGCATACGGCATGCCGCGCAACGATACCAGTTTTATTGATAAAATGAAACGTCGTTACGATGCGGTGCTGATCAAAAATGTAACGGTGTGGACAGGCACCGAAGGTGATACAGCCATGCCCGATATGGATGTATATATTACGGAGGGCCGCATTGTACGCATTGCAAAAAATATTGATGCGCCCAAAGGTGCATTCGCACTGGTGATCGACGGCACAGGCAAACACCTTACGCCTGGCATCATCGACGAGCACTCGCACATTGCTGTTGCGGGCGGAGTCAATGAAGGCTCACAGGCCTCAACCGCCGAAGTCCGCATTGGCGATGTAATTAATCCCGACGATGTAAATATCTACCGCCAGCTTTCAGGCGGTGTTACAGCATCGCAACTGCTGCATGGCTCTGCCAACCCGATTGGCGGACAGTCGGCGCTGGTGAAACTGCGCTGGGGCAGCAATGCCGAACAGATGAAAATTGCCGGCGCTACCGGGTTCATCAAATTTGCACTGGGTGAGAACGTGAAGCAGGCCAACTGGGGCGAATATCACACCATACGTTTCCCGCAATCACGCATGGGTGTGGAACAGGTGTATTACGACCATTTCACCCGCGCCCGCGAATATCAGAAGCAGTGGGAAGAATGGAAAAAACTTTCGCCCAAAGACCGCGAAAAAGCAACACCGCCCCGCCGCGATCTCGAACTCGAAACGCTGGTGGAAATTCTTACGCAAGCCCGTTTCATTACCTGTCATTCCTATGTGCAGTCTGAAATAAACATGCTCATGCACGTGGCTGATTCGATGGGCTTTAAGGTGAATACCTTCACACATATTCTCGAAGGGTACAAAGTGGCGGATAAAATGCGCAAGCACGGTGCCGGCGGCTCGTCGTTTGCCGACTGGTGGGCATACAAAATGGAAGTGATGGATGCGATTCCTCAAAATCCGGCCATTTTGTTCCGCATGGGCATTGTGGTAGCCGTAAATTCTGACGATGCCGAGATGGCCCGCCGTCTCAATCAGGAAGCTGCAAAGAGTATTAAGTACGGTGATCTCACCGAAGAAGAAGCGTTGATGCTGGTTACTTCTAATCCGGCCAAACTCCTGCATCTCGATAAACATCAGGGCCGTATTGCAGTGGGTATGGATGCCGATGTGGTGCTTTGGTCCGACAACCCGCTTTCCATTTATTCGCGCGTGGAAAAAACGCTGGTGGATGGAAAAGTACTTTACGATTCGGGCGATGATGCACGCCGTCGTGAAGAAATGGAAAAGGAACGGGCACGCATTATTCAGAAAATGATGCACGAAAAGGAAAACGGTGCTCCTACTGTGAAACCGCGCATGAAGCGGATGAAGGTATGGGATTGCGAAGATCTCGGAACCGAAAACGATTACCTGAATGATGCAGAATAA
- a CDS encoding universal stress protein → MDYQKLKRRPSYPFETIGVALAFSPRLEGVLGESWKLAQVFDAQLLLMHIGERTRTKEARLDELIDRLGIDEQRVRIIWSEGDPVSTLLELCKLNIVDLLVLGAMRKENMFRFYLGSVARSISRKAKCSVLLLTEPKAEGSVFKKLVVNSVESPKTIHTINTTIYFAEHVCSKDIVVATEVHQPGLAMTMAGNSTAGEASKIKREFTDDEANRMHAIVTRCRKQGDIEITEKIIKGKPGFAIRQFAETKKADLLVINSPDVKYGLIDRIFTHDMEYILEDLPCNVLIVHSRIS, encoded by the coding sequence ATGGACTACCAGAAACTGAAACGCCGCCCGTCGTATCCGTTTGAAACTATTGGGGTGGCGCTGGCATTCTCGCCGCGACTGGAAGGAGTGCTTGGCGAATCGTGGAAACTGGCGCAGGTGTTTGACGCACAGCTTCTGCTTATGCACATAGGTGAGCGCACCCGCACGAAGGAGGCAAGGCTCGACGAGCTCATAGATCGTTTAGGCATTGACGAGCAGCGTGTGCGTATTATCTGGAGCGAAGGCGATCCTGTATCCACACTGCTTGAACTTTGCAAACTGAACATTGTGGATTTGCTGGTGCTGGGCGCCATGCGCAAGGAAAACATGTTTCGTTTCTACCTCGGTTCAGTGGCACGCAGCATTTCGCGAAAAGCCAAATGTTCGGTGCTGTTGCTTACCGAGCCCAAAGCCGAAGGTTCTGTATTTAAAAAGCTTGTGGTGAATTCGGTGGAAAGTCCCAAAACCATTCACACCATCAACACCACCATTTACTTTGCCGAGCATGTGTGCAGCAAAGACATTGTGGTGGCTACCGAGGTTCATCAGCCCGGCTTGGCGATGACCATGGCCGGCAACAGCACCGCAGGTGAGGCGTCGAAAATTAAACGTGAGTTTACCGACGATGAAGCCAACCGCATGCACGCCATAGTGACCCGCTGCCGCAAGCAGGGCGACATAGAAATTACCGAGAAAATCATAAAAGGTAAACCCGGCTTTGCCATTCGGCAGTTTGCAGAAACCAAGAAGGCCGATTTGCTCGTGATCAACTCACCCGATGTAAAGTATGGTCTCATCGACCGCATCTTTACACACGATATGGAATACATACTCGAAGATCTTCCCTGCAACGTACTCATTGTTCACTCGCGTATTTCCTGA
- a CDS encoding acyl-CoA desaturase, with amino-acid sequence MAVFFFLAAHWFLSLFCQTFFLHRYASHRMFSMSKGWERFFYLFTFILQGSSFLNPRAYAIMHRMHHAYSDTDKDPHSPHFIRDVWGLMMKTKRIYHDFVRYKTQPEPIFNSHYPTWPALDKLSDRWDVRIGFGIAYTLFYVYFATAWWQFLLLPVHYLIGPVQGAIVNWCGHKYGYSNFDNDDHSKNSLPVDFLLMGELMQNNHHKSPNSPNFAKRWFEVDPTWPVMRLLHVLHIIKLRRTA; translated from the coding sequence ATGGCCGTTTTCTTCTTTCTGGCAGCGCACTGGTTTCTGTCGCTGTTCTGCCAAACATTTTTTCTGCATCGTTACGCCTCGCACCGCATGTTTTCGATGAGCAAAGGCTGGGAGCGTTTTTTTTATCTGTTTACGTTTATCCTTCAGGGATCGTCGTTCCTTAATCCGCGTGCATACGCCATTATGCACCGTATGCATCATGCCTACAGTGATACAGATAAGGATCCGCACTCGCCGCATTTTATACGCGATGTGTGGGGGCTGATGATGAAAACCAAACGCATTTACCATGATTTTGTGCGCTATAAAACGCAGCCTGAACCCATCTTCAACAGTCATTATCCAACATGGCCTGCGCTTGATAAATTATCTGACCGCTGGGATGTGCGCATTGGTTTTGGTATTGCTTACACATTGTTTTATGTGTATTTCGCCACGGCATGGTGGCAGTTTCTGTTACTTCCGGTGCATTATCTGATCGGGCCGGTGCAGGGGGCTATTGTAAACTGGTGCGGGCACAAATACGGTTATTCGAATTTCGATAATGACGATCATTCCAAAAATTCGCTCCCGGTTGATTTTCTGCTTATGGGCGAACTCATGCAGAACAATCACCACAAAAGCCCCAACAGTCCGAACTTTGCCAAGCGGTGGTTTGAAGTTGATCCTACCTGGCCGGTGATGCGCTTGCTGCACGTACTTCATATTATCAAACTCCGCCGCACGGCATAA
- a CDS encoding DUF4386 domain-containing protein codes for MSERKTLLRTAGILYLLVVVSGMYALAYVPSQLINRSNPVATFEQISGEETLFRSGIGAAIVCYAAFVFLPIVLYHLFKTVNKYAAQAMCVLALLSIPLSFSNLTTRYTVLSLLEQQRETLGDVSQFAGQIMQQLSLYDTGILLSLFFWGSWLLPLGYLFYKSGFTPKFLGVLLVAGGLGHLINFFGHTLLVHYAELGVSKYIKLLPAVAEIGTCVWLLVAGFSGFKKQAV; via the coding sequence ATGTCTGAACGAAAAACACTTTTACGAACAGCCGGGATTCTCTATCTGCTTGTGGTTGTTTCGGGAATGTATGCACTGGCTTATGTTCCCTCACAACTCATCAATAGAAGTAATCCAGTAGCCACATTTGAGCAGATCAGCGGAGAGGAAACATTATTCAGGTCGGGAATTGGCGCGGCGATTGTTTGTTATGCGGCATTTGTGTTTTTGCCCATTGTGCTTTATCACCTTTTCAAAACGGTAAATAAATATGCCGCTCAAGCCATGTGTGTACTTGCGTTGCTCAGTATTCCGCTTTCCTTTTCCAATCTTACCACCCGTTATACTGTTCTTTCGCTTCTCGAACAACAAAGGGAAACACTGGGAGATGTATCGCAGTTTGCTGGTCAGATCATGCAGCAACTTTCGCTATACGATACCGGAATTCTGCTTTCCTTGTTTTTCTGGGGGAGCTGGCTGCTGCCGCTCGGTTACCTTTTTTACAAATCCGGTTTTACACCCAAATTTCTTGGTGTGTTGCTGGTGGCCGGAGGTTTAGGGCATCTTATCAATTTTTTCGGCCACACACTTCTGGTTCATTATGCTGAACTGGGTGTGTCAAAATACATTAAACTGCTTCCGGCCGTGGCCGAAATAGGCACCTGTGTCTGGCTTTTGGTTGCAGGATTTTCAGGATTTAAAAAACAGGCTGTATGA
- a CDS encoding cytochrome B, translating into MYSALDHAHSGLRWIALLLLVFAGFKALAGWLGNKPYQPLDRKLATFTVISVHLQLVIGLILYFVSPTVSEALNDFGAAMKVPALRFFALEHLLGMVVAIAFVTIGSASAKRATTDVAKHKRTAIWFLLGLLLILAMIPWPFRAEGIARGWF; encoded by the coding sequence ATGTATTCTGCACTCGACCATGCCCACAGCGGACTGCGCTGGATAGCACTTCTTCTGCTTGTTTTTGCCGGTTTTAAAGCACTTGCCGGCTGGCTGGGCAACAAACCCTATCAGCCGCTCGACCGCAAGCTGGCTACATTTACCGTAATCAGTGTGCACCTTCAGCTGGTAATCGGACTGATTCTTTATTTCGTGAGTCCGACCGTGAGTGAAGCACTTAACGATTTTGGTGCAGCCATGAAAGTACCTGCGCTTCGTTTTTTTGCGCTTGAGCACCTGCTTGGCATGGTGGTGGCCATTGCTTTTGTTACCATTGGCAGCGCATCAGCCAAACGCGCCACCACTGATGTGGCCAAACACAAACGTACAGCGATCTGGTTTTTGCTCGGCCTGCTGCTCATTCTTGCCATGATTCCCTGGCCTTTCCGCGCCGAAGGCATTGCCCGTGGCTGGTTCTAA
- a CDS encoding DUF1295 domain-containing protein, producing the protein MQILFMLLAATAACCVVMWLVWLWQKRIANAGVVDIVWSYNFPLIAVIYFVMGDGWFERRALIAVMVVVWGIRLGTYLYIRVLGHIHEEDGRYKQLRTDWAPNFESKLFWFYQMQAVSNVLLSVPFLLASLNPAAAFHPLEITGAAIWLLAILGEAVADRQLQKFKSNKANKGKVCDAGLWGWSRHPNYFFEWCIWLGYFVFACASPWGWISIICPAIILYLLLRVTGIPMNEEQNLRSKPEAYKAYQQRVSKFIPLPPKKAGV; encoded by the coding sequence ATGCAAATTCTGTTTATGCTTCTTGCAGCTACAGCCGCCTGCTGTGTGGTGATGTGGCTGGTGTGGCTCTGGCAAAAACGCATTGCCAATGCGGGCGTGGTAGATATTGTGTGGTCGTACAACTTTCCGCTTATTGCAGTTATTTATTTTGTAATGGGCGATGGCTGGTTTGAACGACGTGCGCTGATTGCGGTGATGGTAGTGGTGTGGGGAATTCGCCTCGGCACGTATTTGTATATACGTGTACTCGGTCATATTCATGAAGAAGATGGGCGTTACAAGCAACTGCGTACCGACTGGGCGCCGAATTTTGAATCGAAGCTGTTCTGGTTTTACCAGATGCAGGCCGTGTCGAATGTATTGCTTTCGGTGCCTTTTTTGCTGGCCAGTCTGAACCCTGCAGCAGCCTTTCATCCGCTCGAAATTACGGGCGCTGCAATCTGGTTGCTGGCTATTCTTGGTGAGGCTGTGGCCGACAGGCAGCTGCAGAAGTTCAAAAGCAACAAAGCCAACAAGGGCAAAGTATGCGACGCAGGCCTTTGGGGCTGGTCGCGGCATCCGAATTATTTTTTCGAGTGGTGCATCTGGCTGGGCTATTTTGTATTTGCCTGTGCATCGCCCTGGGGCTGGATCAGCATTATTTGCCCGGCAATAATTCTATATCTGCTGCTGCGGGTTACGGGCATTCCCATGAACGAGGAGCAAAACCTGCGCTCGAAACCCGAAGCGTACAAAGCCTATCAGCAGCGGGTAAGCAAGTTTATTCCGCTTCCGCCCAAAAAAGCCGGTGTATGA
- a CDS encoding amidohydrolase family protein has product MKRISLLSLSFALMAALPALAQKPVPGKPQTKSILLMNGVAHIGNGTVIENSVIGFRNGKIELVGDARTVRIDRSAWDTVADCSGKHLYPGLIAPNSTLGLTEVEAVRASNDQYEVGGYNPHVRSLIAWNTDSKIIPTVRTNGVLMAQVTPRGGRISGTSSVMHLDGWNWEDAVHKADDGIHINWPSYISYNWTEQGPGGYERSKRYLDQRHELEQFFTEAKVYCSVPAQPEKNLRYEAMRGVFNGSKAIYIHADYVKEITEAVAFAQKFGLKRMVIVGGADSWMCTAELKAASIPVMLGRVHSLPQTDGDDVNQSYKTPSQLMKAGVLFCLQNAGDQEAHGTRNLPFLAGTAAAWGLSKEEALMSVTLSSAKILGVDAQCGSLEPGKDATLFVSDGDALDMRGNHVRAAWIQGRRLDLRNEQTEMAEKYQDKYGLKKKQ; this is encoded by the coding sequence ATGAAACGTATTTCACTTCTCTCTCTCTCATTTGCGCTGATGGCAGCTTTACCTGCACTGGCGCAGAAACCCGTTCCAGGCAAACCGCAAACCAAAAGTATTTTGCTCATGAATGGTGTGGCACATATTGGCAACGGCACCGTGATTGAAAATTCGGTAATCGGTTTCCGTAATGGGAAAATAGAACTTGTGGGCGATGCACGCACGGTACGCATCGACCGTTCGGCTTGGGATACCGTGGCCGACTGTTCGGGCAAACATCTTTATCCCGGTCTCATTGCGCCTAATTCCACACTCGGACTTACCGAAGTGGAGGCTGTGCGCGCATCCAACGATCAGTATGAAGTAGGTGGCTACAATCCGCATGTCCGCTCACTGATTGCCTGGAATACCGATTCGAAAATTATTCCCACCGTGCGTACCAATGGTGTGTTAATGGCACAGGTAACGCCGCGCGGTGGCCGGATTTCGGGTACATCAAGCGTGATGCATCTCGACGGGTGGAATTGGGAGGATGCTGTACATAAAGCGGATGATGGCATACACATTAACTGGCCGTCATATATTTCCTACAACTGGACAGAGCAAGGTCCCGGCGGATACGAGCGCAGCAAGCGTTATCTCGATCAGCGCCACGAACTGGAACAGTTTTTTACCGAGGCTAAAGTATATTGTTCGGTGCCAGCACAGCCCGAAAAGAATTTGCGCTATGAAGCCATGCGTGGCGTATTCAACGGTAGCAAAGCCATTTACATTCACGCCGACTATGTGAAGGAAATTACCGAAGCGGTTGCATTTGCACAGAAATTCGGTCTCAAACGCATGGTTATTGTGGGCGGTGCCGACAGCTGGATGTGTACTGCAGAATTAAAGGCGGCTTCGATACCCGTAATGCTCGGGCGCGTACACAGTTTGCCCCAAACCGATGGCGATGATGTGAACCAGTCATACAAAACACCGTCACAACTTATGAAAGCCGGTGTGCTTTTCTGTCTCCAGAACGCCGGTGATCAGGAAGCACATGGCACACGAAATTTACCTTTCCTTGCCGGTACGGCCGCCGCGTGGGGACTTTCGAAAGAAGAAGCACTGATGTCGGTTACGCTCAGCAGTGCGAAAATACTAGGTGTTGATGCGCAATGTGGTTCACTCGAACCGGGCAAAGACGCCACGTTGTTTGTGTCTGATGGTGATGCACTTGACATGCGTGGTAATCATGTGCGCGCCGCATGGATTCAGGGCAGGAGGCTGGATTTGAGAAACGAACAGACTGAAATGGCTGAAAAGTATCAGGATAAATATGGATTAAAGAAGAAACAGTAA